A region from the Aegilops tauschii subsp. strangulata cultivar AL8/78 chromosome 5, Aet v6.0, whole genome shotgun sequence genome encodes:
- the LOC109770100 gene encoding serine/threonine-protein kinase PBL34 isoform X1, producing the protein MGLAPPELGQFDGWESSGEEERERWGWCRRSSRRGRRLPRKGGEEDAGVATGCCIRLWPMGNCPPQPRSKVDTSTSSASTHGAEKSAENGSRNQPVVSVVSGSTSTSNAESSSSASKAGEEIKVSSKLRKFGFSDLKCATRNFRPESLLGEGGFGCVFKGWIEENGTAPVKPGTGLTVAVKTLNHDGLQGHKEWVAEVDFLGNLHHPNLVKLIGYCVEDDQRLLVYEFMPRGSLDNHLFRRSLPLPWSIRMKVALGAAQGLSFLHEEAERPVIYRDFKTSNILLDSEYNAKLSDFGLAKDGPVGDKTHVSTRVMGTYGYAAPEYVMTGHLTSKSDVYSFGVVLLEMMSGRRSMDKNRPNGEHNLVEWARPLLGERQRFYKLVDPRLEGNFSVKGAQKAAQLARACLSRDPKARPLMSQVVEALKPLLNLKDMASSSYFYQTMQAERMAHSSSMNGRNSHSLKVHGSFARASANGQQPMRSMSDGPRASPFRYSPKPNMK; encoded by the exons ATGGGGCTCGCGCCGCCGGAGCTGGGCCAGTTCGACGGGTGGGAGAGCTCTGGCGAGGAGGAGCGGGAGAGGTGGGGATGGTGCCGCCGCAGCAGCAGGCGCGGCCGCCGCCTGCCCCGGAAGGGCGGCGAGGAGGACGCCGGCGTCGCTACTGGCTGCTGCATCCGCCTCTGGCCCATGGGCAACTGCCCGCCGCAGCCGCGCTCCAAGGTCGACACCTCCACCAGCAGCGCCAGCACGCACGGCG CAGAAAAGTCAGCAGAAAATGGTAGCAGGAACCAACCTGTTGTGTCAGTAGTCTCAGGCTCGACATCTACTAGTAATGCAGAGAGCAGTTCATCAGCATCTAAAGCTGGAGAGGAAATAAAGGTTTCCTCTAAGTTGCGCAAGTTTGGATTCAGTGATCTAAAATGCGCCACACGGAACTTCAGACCCGAGAGTCTTCTCGGTGAAGGGGGTTTTGGATGTGTGTTTAAAGGGTGGATCGAAGAGAATGGAACTGCGCCTGTGAAACCTGGTACAGGTCTTACAGTTGCTGTCAAGACACTCAATCATGATGGTCTTCAAGGGCACAAAGAATGGGTG GCAGAAGTTGATTTCCTTGGTAACCTTCACCATCCCAATTTGGTCAAATTAATTGGATATTGTGTTGAAGATGACCAAAGATTGCTGGTATATGAATTTATGCCGCGTGGAAGTTTGGATAATCATCTATTCAGAA GGTCTCTTCCTCTCCCATGGTCCATCAGAATGAAAGTTGCTCTTGGGGCAGCACAGGGTCTTTCCTTCCTTCATGAAGAAGCAGAAAGACCAGTCATTTATCGTGATTTTAAAACATCTAATATACTGCTAGATTCG GAATACAATGCAAAGCTCTCAGATTTTGGGCTTGCCAAAGATGGTCCTGTAGGTGACAAAACTCATGTGTCTACTCGAGTAATGGGAACCTATGGTTATGCAGCTCCAGAGTATGTCATGACAG GTCATTTGACATCAAAGAGTGACGTCTATAGCTTCGGTGTGGTGCTGCTTGAGATGATGTCAGGACGAAGGTCAATGGACAAGAACCGCCCAAACGGCGAGCACAACCTTGTGGagtgggcgcgccccctcctaggaGAGAGGCAGCGTTTCTACAAGCTAGTGGACCCTCGCCTGGAGGGCAATTTCTCTGTCAAAGGTGCTCAGAAGGCAGCACAATTGGCACGCGCATGCCTGAGCCGGGACCCCAAAGCCCGGCCGCTTATGAGCCAAGTGGTCGAAGCTCTCAAGCCACTGCTGAACCTCAAGGACATGGCCAGCTCCTCCTACTTCTACCAGACGATGCAAGCGGAGAGGATGGCACATTCGAGCAGCATGAATGGCAGGAACAGCCATAGCCTCAAGGTGCACGGGTCTTTTGCCCGCGCAAGCGCGAACGGGCAGCAGCCGATGAGGAGCATGTCTGATGGCCCCCGCGCGTCCCCGTTTCGCTACTCACCAAAGCCGAACATGAAATAA
- the LOC109770100 gene encoding serine/threonine-protein kinase PBL34 isoform X2 has protein sequence MGLAPPELGQFDGWESSGEEERERWGWCRRSSRRGRRLPRKGGEEDAGVATGCCIRLWPMGNCPPQPRSKVDTSTSSASTHGEKSAENGSRNQPVVSVVSGSTSTSNAESSSSASKAGEEIKVSSKLRKFGFSDLKCATRNFRPESLLGEGGFGCVFKGWIEENGTAPVKPGTGLTVAVKTLNHDGLQGHKEWVAEVDFLGNLHHPNLVKLIGYCVEDDQRLLVYEFMPRGSLDNHLFRRSLPLPWSIRMKVALGAAQGLSFLHEEAERPVIYRDFKTSNILLDSEYNAKLSDFGLAKDGPVGDKTHVSTRVMGTYGYAAPEYVMTGHLTSKSDVYSFGVVLLEMMSGRRSMDKNRPNGEHNLVEWARPLLGERQRFYKLVDPRLEGNFSVKGAQKAAQLARACLSRDPKARPLMSQVVEALKPLLNLKDMASSSYFYQTMQAERMAHSSSMNGRNSHSLKVHGSFARASANGQQPMRSMSDGPRASPFRYSPKPNMK, from the exons ATGGGGCTCGCGCCGCCGGAGCTGGGCCAGTTCGACGGGTGGGAGAGCTCTGGCGAGGAGGAGCGGGAGAGGTGGGGATGGTGCCGCCGCAGCAGCAGGCGCGGCCGCCGCCTGCCCCGGAAGGGCGGCGAGGAGGACGCCGGCGTCGCTACTGGCTGCTGCATCCGCCTCTGGCCCATGGGCAACTGCCCGCCGCAGCCGCGCTCCAAGGTCGACACCTCCACCAGCAGCGCCAGCACGCACGGCG AAAAGTCAGCAGAAAATGGTAGCAGGAACCAACCTGTTGTGTCAGTAGTCTCAGGCTCGACATCTACTAGTAATGCAGAGAGCAGTTCATCAGCATCTAAAGCTGGAGAGGAAATAAAGGTTTCCTCTAAGTTGCGCAAGTTTGGATTCAGTGATCTAAAATGCGCCACACGGAACTTCAGACCCGAGAGTCTTCTCGGTGAAGGGGGTTTTGGATGTGTGTTTAAAGGGTGGATCGAAGAGAATGGAACTGCGCCTGTGAAACCTGGTACAGGTCTTACAGTTGCTGTCAAGACACTCAATCATGATGGTCTTCAAGGGCACAAAGAATGGGTG GCAGAAGTTGATTTCCTTGGTAACCTTCACCATCCCAATTTGGTCAAATTAATTGGATATTGTGTTGAAGATGACCAAAGATTGCTGGTATATGAATTTATGCCGCGTGGAAGTTTGGATAATCATCTATTCAGAA GGTCTCTTCCTCTCCCATGGTCCATCAGAATGAAAGTTGCTCTTGGGGCAGCACAGGGTCTTTCCTTCCTTCATGAAGAAGCAGAAAGACCAGTCATTTATCGTGATTTTAAAACATCTAATATACTGCTAGATTCG GAATACAATGCAAAGCTCTCAGATTTTGGGCTTGCCAAAGATGGTCCTGTAGGTGACAAAACTCATGTGTCTACTCGAGTAATGGGAACCTATGGTTATGCAGCTCCAGAGTATGTCATGACAG GTCATTTGACATCAAAGAGTGACGTCTATAGCTTCGGTGTGGTGCTGCTTGAGATGATGTCAGGACGAAGGTCAATGGACAAGAACCGCCCAAACGGCGAGCACAACCTTGTGGagtgggcgcgccccctcctaggaGAGAGGCAGCGTTTCTACAAGCTAGTGGACCCTCGCCTGGAGGGCAATTTCTCTGTCAAAGGTGCTCAGAAGGCAGCACAATTGGCACGCGCATGCCTGAGCCGGGACCCCAAAGCCCGGCCGCTTATGAGCCAAGTGGTCGAAGCTCTCAAGCCACTGCTGAACCTCAAGGACATGGCCAGCTCCTCCTACTTCTACCAGACGATGCAAGCGGAGAGGATGGCACATTCGAGCAGCATGAATGGCAGGAACAGCCATAGCCTCAAGGTGCACGGGTCTTTTGCCCGCGCAAGCGCGAACGGGCAGCAGCCGATGAGGAGCATGTCTGATGGCCCCCGCGCGTCCCCGTTTCGCTACTCACCAAAGCCGAACATGAAATAA